AGCGTGGTGCCACAATCCGAAGAGAATCTTCGAGTTCTACGAGCGCGTTGGAGCGGGGATTCCCGAGAAGGACAAGGTTCTCGTGGTCTACGACTCGATGTACGGCTTCGTTGAGAGGAGAATGGAGATAGTGCTCGACGAGCTTAAGAAGCTCGGAAAGAAGCCGGTGGTTTACCGCTTCACCGACAGGGAGGCTCCAGCGGTGAGCGACATCCTCGGCGAGGTCCCGAGTGCCGAAGCCATAATCATCGGTGCATCAACCTTCGAGGCCGAGATACACCCGCGCATACGCTACACGCTCTTCGAGATACTCGACAAAGCCAACTACGAGAAGCCCGTCCTAATCGTCGGAGCGTACGGCTGGGGCGGGGTTGCAGGAAGGAAGATAGAGACGCTCATAACGAGGAGCAAGTTCGACCACGTAGCTACCGTCGAGAGCAGGGGAATGCCAAGCGAAGAGGACGAGGCCAAACTGAGGGAAGCCGTCAGGAAGCTCGTCGAGTGGGCCTCGTGACTTCCGCTTCTCTTTCTCTTCTCAACAGCTTTACTCCCCTCAGGTTCGAAAAGTGTTATATACTCTCGCTCCCATCTTAGTACGGTGTTTTCCATGCCCGTTGAGAGAGCCATGACCAAGAAGTTTTTGGAGGACGCCTTCGCAGGCGAGAGCATGGCCCACATGAAGTACCTGATTTTTGCCGAGCAGGCCGAGAAGGAGGGCTTTCCGAAGGTTGCCAAGCTTTTTAGAGCGATAGCCTACGCGGAGTTCGTCCACGCTAAGAACCACTTCATAGCCCTGGGCAAGCTCGGGAAGACCGAGGAGAACCTGAAGGAAGCCATAGCGGGCGAGACCTTCGAGGTCAAGGAGATGTACCCCGTTTACAAGAACTCCGCCGAGTTCCAGGGTGAGAATGAAGCAGTAAGGAGCACACACTACGCCCTTGAGGCCGAGAAGCTCCACGCCGAGCTTTACGAGAAGGCCAAGGAGACGGTTGCGAAGGGCGAGGATATCGAGGTGAAGAAGGTCTACATCTGCCCTGTCTGCGGGTACACTGCGGTCGACGAGGCCCCGGAGCGCTGTCCCGTGTGCGGTCTGCCGGGCGAAAAGTTCGTGGTCTTCGAGTGATTCCTTCGCTTTTCCATTTCACAGGTTTGAACCGCAAACCTTATAAGTGCTCAATCCTATCCTACATCGGTGAAAGAAGTGGCAAAGTGGAGATGCATAATCTGTGGATACATCTACGATGAGGACGAGGGCGACCCGGACAACGGGATAGAGCCCGGAACCAAGTTTGAAGACCTTCCCGAGGATTGGGTCTGCCCGCTCTGCGGTGCGTCCAAGGACCAGTTTGAAAAGATAGAGTGAGGTGGTTGAGATGCTGAGCGAAACCATAAAGAGTGGAGACTGGAAGGGGGAGAAGCACGTCCCCGTTATAGAGTACGAGAAGGAGGGCGACCTCGTCAAGGTCGAGGTCAGCGTTGGCAAGGAGATACCGCACCCGAACACCCCGGAGCACCACATAGCGTGGATTGAACTCTACTTCCACCCCGAGGGGGAGAACTTCCCGATTCTCGTCGGCAGGGTTGCCTTCACCAACCACAGCGACCCGCTGACCGAGCCGAGGGCGGTCTTCTTCTTCAGGACGAGCAAGAAGGGCAAGCTCTACGCGCTCAGCTACTGCAACATCCACGGCCTCTGGGAGAACGAGGTCGCGCTCGAGTGACCCCTTTCTTTTTCCGCCCCACCCCCGTTTTTATTTGGAGAGTTCAAACGTTACGGTGGTCCAGTTCTCAACGGTCCTGACCTCAATCCCGTTCAAGCCCTGGGAGTATTCAACGCCCGTTCTGCAGACCGAGACCGTCACGTTCTCCGGCATCTTCCCGAACTCGAGATGATACCGTATCACCGCATCGCCAGGCAGGAACAGAAGGGACTGAAAAGGACCCCAGAAGACCATAAAGTCGTAGTTCTGCCCTACCGCTCGGCCGTCAACATACACCCTAACCCCGCAGGAGTCCCTGGGAACGGCAATTAGAACGTCCACAACCACGAGGGAACCCGAGGTCTTCCAGTACAGCGCAACCCCGTCGGACCGTGCTGAATGGCCGTACGACTCAAATGGAACGTGGAAGAGAACCGGCGAGAGGAGAAGGGAAGCCGTGAAAATCGCGATGGCCTTCTTCGGCGAGAAGTTGATGGTAACGTTGGTCTTCGCTGTCATAGGTAGCTTCCAGTAGGAGTAGGCCTCGACGAAGCGGGCGATGGCCATCAAAACAACGCCAACCAGGATGGGAAAGAGGAGGGCGCCGATGAGGTAAACGTTTCCGGCGAGGTTGAAGTTCAGCTCATCCGTTGATTCAGCAAACAGGCCCATTCTCACCCGGTACACAAGGGCGTTCGCAACGAGAACCGGATAAGCCGGCGCAAGGGAGTTGACGAGTTTGTAAAAGCCCCAGGAAGGATTGAGAAGGACCCACTTGGAGCTTAAGGTTAAGAGATAAAGTGCGACGGCGAAAAGTCCCACCTCAACCGCGAAGAGCTTAAGTGGCCTTGAGTCAACGTCGACGTTCCACAGGTAGAGGCCGAGCAGGTAAACCACGAGGCCGAGACCCGTGGCGATGAGGGAAAAAGAGCCGAGGAGTGGCGCGAGGAGGAGAAGCAGACTTCCCGCGAGGAGGTATTCCCTTCCACTTATGGGAACAAACCTTTCTTCAACCGCCACTCTTATCCCCGGCAAAACTACAGGTTTTAACACTTAAGGTTTTGGGCAAGGTTTAAAGGCTTAACGCCATAGTTTATATGGTTGAGAATTATGGATTCGTACTCTCTTGTAATGTCCGTTGACGGTCCGCTCGTCCTGGTCGGGGTCTTTCTCACTTGGCACCTGACGAGGCTCGTCGAACGAAACCGGCTTGGAAGGGAGAAACTGTCCTGGTTAATCCTGGCAGGAGGATTAATAACGGCCTTTGGCTTTACAGGCTACCTCGCCGGCTTCAATCTCGGAGTGCTGGTCATAATTGGCCCGGCTATCATCGCGTACGCCCTCTCAATGAGCGGACTCGTCGGGGCAAAGCTCGAAATGCTGGTTCAAATCGGTTTAATGGTCCTCTCCATACCAATCAGCGAAGAGCCCAAAACATACACAATTCTAATGTTTTCCGACGTCTCCCTTCTCCTCCTTATGGATGCGGTGGCTTTCTACTCTAACTCGCCGAAAAAACCTGCCTCAATGGCCCGCCTGTCCGCGTGGCTTCTCGTGGCCTTCACGGTGGTGAACGCGATTTACTACCGCTCCCTGCCGGCACTCCTGCTTTACACCGCCTCGGTGTCGCTGTGGATAACCGCGTTGCTCCTCTCGTATCCTTCAGCCAAAGTTCTCAACTCTGCCCAGGAAGGCTTATAACTGACCAGTCGAAGGGGAATCGGTGAGGGAAATGAAGGTTTACAGTCCAGACAGGGAGTGGCCCGAGCCATACAGGGCCGTCATCGAGGAGCTGAAGAAAATCACCGACCCGGTAACAGGAGGAGATATCCTCGATTCTGGCGTTGTTGCGGGCCTTGAGGTCACCAACGACACGCTCAAAATATGGCTTCGCTTCGAGAGCCACGCCGAGTACAACATCATAGGCGAGAGCCCCATAGCGTACTCCAAGATAATTGGAGACATAATGGAGCGCTTTGCCCTCGTTAAGTTCGACAACGTCTACGTCTACGACCTCGGCAACCACGTTGTTGGAAAGTTCGAGAACAGGAAGGGTTACAGGGCTGAAGACCTCTCCGGGGAGAAGGTTTGAATGCCCCTCCCGGACTTTTTACGGCCCAGGAAGAGGCCGGAGCCAGGTCCAAGGAAGGACCTCCCCGGGGAAGTTAAGCGCGTTGTGAAGCTACTCGAAAGGGTTAGGGACCCTGAAACCGGCCTCAACATCGTCGAGGAGGGCCTCGTCTACGGCCTCACCGTTGAAGGTAAGTGCGTCGAGGTCTTTCTCCTCATGGCCCGCTCCACGCCGGAGTGCCACGCCTGCCAGATGCTGGCGATAAACGTCCAGAGGAAGATACTGGACGAGATAGTTTCGATTCTTAAAACGGAAGGGTTTAATACCGTGAGGGTGTATAACGAACTTGGACTGCTTTTAGCGGAGGGATGATGTATGATAACTGAACTCGACGAGGGGCTTCCCCTCGAAAGGATTAAGGACTTCTCGCTTGAAGAACTCCTCGGAATGGCCATAAAGGCCGAAATCGGCGCGAGGAAGTTCTACGAGAGCCTCGCGGAGAGCGTTGAGATAGGGGAGCTGGAGGAAAAGGTAAGCTGGCTCGCAGGCGAGGAGAAGAAGCACGAGGAACTGTTGAGGAAGATTTACGCCGACTTCTTCCCCGGAAAGGAAGTGGTCTTTCCGGAGGAGCACATAGGACCGGAGCTCCAGCCCGTTGCCAGGAAGCTCGATAAGGTGGAGGACATAATAGACTTAATCAGGTGGGCGATGAAGGCCGAGGAGATAGCGGCTAGGTTCTACGCCGAGCTTGAGAACATGGTCGAGGACGAGAGGAAGAAGAGGCTAATGCGCTACCTCAGCGACATGGAGTGGGGCCACTACTACAACCTCAAAGCCGAGTACGAGCTCCTCCTCGACTGGGCAATGTACGACCAGATGATGCATGTCGGGCCTTAATGCGAGCTAAAATGGTAGAAAGGAGCGAAGTCAAAGCTCCACCTTTATCCCCGTTTCTTCTTCAACCTCCTCAAAGCCCTCCTTCATGTACTTCGCGAGCTCCTCGTCAACGGCGAAGAGAACCGCCAGGAACTCTCCAAAGTGCTCCTTCTCCTCGTTGGCGACGTCAAGGAAGACGTGCCTAATCCTCTCGTCCTCGATGTGCTCCGCCAACTGCTCGTAGAAGCTTATCGCGTCGAGCTCGGCCTCGATAGCCCAGCGAAGGGCCTGGGCGATTTCCCTCTTGCTCAACGGCCTGTCCTTCGGTAACTCAAACGGGTATTTGGCCAGCATGGTATCACCTCCATCAAATCCCTCAGAATCCATAAAAGGAAAGCGTTAGTCCACCTCAAGGCTGAAGTCCTGGTAGTCCATCCAGATGCCCGTCTTCATGACCGAGTCATACTGCGCCTTGAGCAACTCGTAGTGGGCCTTCTCTATCTTCGCCAGCTCCTCAAAGAGCCTTTTAACCGACTCGTGCCTTGCTTCCTTCGCGGCCTTCTCGTAGAACTCCCACGTGAGCTTTTCCTGCTCCATTCCAATCCTCACGGCATCGACTTCGCTTTCAATCTCCCCGGCCTTGACGAGAAGCTTTTCGAGGAGCTCTTCGCTTACGGCCGGTAACTTGCACTCCTCCGCAACGCGCTCAAGGAATTTCTCCTCGAACTCCTCCCAGTGGTCGGCCTCCTCCTTGGCCAGGAAAAGGAACATCTTTCTGGCCCTTTCGTCCTTCGTCCTCCTTGCGAGGTCGAGGTAGAAGCGCATCTCTGCCTTCTCAACCTCCAGCGCTAAGGCCAACGCCTCAAGCTCGTCCATAAAACCACCACAGTTATTTTAACCCCGACCCTAATAACCTTTGGGGGACGGAGATGGGTATCGAGATGGTCAAAGACCCGCTCGTCCTGAAGGAGGAGCTTTTGAGGTTCGTCTTCGACGTTTACCGCTCAACGAACGGCGCTTATCCCGCCCTGGAGTGGGTCGAGAAGAAGCCCTCACCGGACGACTTCGAAGGTTTCAGGCGGGTTTACGAGCCGTTCCTTGAGTTCAGACTCGGAGAGGAGTTCGATGAGCTCTACCTGCTGAGGGAAGGTGGAAAAATCGCGGGGACCGTGGCGCTCGTCTACAACCTCAAGGGCAAGGAAATTCACTGGGTTCCCGATGAGCTGAAGAACGAGAGGACGGGCCTAATTGAGTTCTTCATGACCGGCCCGGAATACAGGGGAAGGGGATACGGAAAGGCCCTGCTCGATTTCGCGGTGAAGAGACTCCTTGAGCTCGGAAAGACACCCTACGTTGTAACGTTTCCCTGGCTTGAGGCCTACGGCTACTACCTCCGGAAAGGCTTCGAGAAGGTCATGGACTACGGGGAGTTCGTGGTCCTGAGATACGTCGTTCCGTGAGATTTTCTCTGCGCTCCATACCCATTTTTGAACCACTGACAATTCCGCTCGGATTATTCTTCAAACTGTCGAAAAGTCTTCGGATAAGTTTATAACTCTCTTTGAAACACACCAATGCCACAGGTGGTGTGAGAGATGAAAGCGGAAAGCGTTACAACTCGGAGATTTGAGAGGAAATACACCGCTCTTCTGAGGGTTAGCCTTCATCATTGACTCTTCTGCCGGACTTGTAGTTAGTCGAAAAATTTTCGGAGGTGTTTTGGATGGTCCTTAAGGGGATTAGGGAGTACTCTCAACTGGCGCTCGTTTCAAGCTACCTTAGGAGAACCTTCGAGCTCTGGGGCTACGGCGAGGTTGTCCTGCCCACGATAGAGCCCTACGGGGAAACCTTGAGGGGCGGAACGAAGTTCGCCTACAACAACCGATTCTACCTGATAAAGCCCGACGTGACGAGCAGACTGCTCAGGAACTACGACATCGACTTCGGCAAGCTCTACTACATCGGCGAAGTCCTCGACGGCGGAGTTGAGGGAAGGTGGCAGGCCGGAGTTGAGTTCATCGGCGGTGAGCCGGCCTTCATGACGGCCGAGGTTCTGAGCGTCCTCATAACAGCATTGGAAAGCCTTGGCATCGAGGAGTTCTACATCGACCTCGGGAGCCTTGAGGTCTGGAGAAGGGCAACGGAGGGAATCGAGGATTTCCGGGAAACAATCTGCAGGGCCCTCGAAAGGAGGAACTTCGGGCTCATAGAGAAGCTCCCGCTCGATGAGGAGAAAAAGGAGGAGCTGTGGCGCCTCTTCAACTTCCGCGGGAGGGAAACCGACTACGGCAAGCTCGCCCGGATTCTCGGGCTGGTCGACGACGAGAGGGTCTTCGTGGATTTGGGCACGGTCAGACCGCTTCCCTACTACCGGGACGTAATCTTCGAGGTCTATTCGCCCGAGATTGGCAGACCGATAGGCGGTGGAGGGGAGTACTCCTTCAGGGGCAGACCGGCGGTCGGCTTCGCCCTCGACCTCAGGGCCCTCATCGGGCTGGCAAAGGTAAGGGAGAGGGGGAGCAGGAGGTTCCTCAGGG
The Thermococcus sp. 21S9 DNA segment above includes these coding regions:
- the rd gene encoding rubredoxin, whose product is MAKWRCIICGYIYDEDEGDPDNGIEPGTKFEDLPEDWVCPLCGASKDQFEKIE
- a CDS encoding DUF996 domain-containing protein, which codes for MAVEERFVPISGREYLLAGSLLLLLAPLLGSFSLIATGLGLVVYLLGLYLWNVDVDSRPLKLFAVEVGLFAVALYLLTLSSKWVLLNPSWGFYKLVNSLAPAYPVLVANALVYRVRMGLFAESTDELNFNLAGNVYLIGALLFPILVGVVLMAIARFVEAYSYWKLPMTAKTNVTINFSPKKAIAIFTASLLLSPVLFHVPFESYGHSARSDGVALYWKTSGSLVVVDVLIAVPRDSCGVRVYVDGRAVGQNYDFMVFWGPFQSLLFLPGDAVIRYHLEFGKMPENVTVSVCRTGVEYSQGLNGIEVRTVENWTTVTFELSK
- a CDS encoding GNAT family N-acetyltransferase, producing MGIEMVKDPLVLKEELLRFVFDVYRSTNGAYPALEWVEKKPSPDDFEGFRRVYEPFLEFRLGEEFDELYLLREGGKIAGTVALVYNLKGKEIHWVPDELKNERTGLIEFFMTGPEYRGRGYGKALLDFAVKRLLELGKTPYVVTFPWLEAYGYYLRKGFEKVMDYGEFVVLRYVVP
- a CDS encoding iron-sulfur cluster assembly protein, which gives rise to MPLPDFLRPRKRPEPGPRKDLPGEVKRVVKLLERVRDPETGLNIVEEGLVYGLTVEGKCVEVFLLMARSTPECHACQMLAINVQRKILDEIVSILKTEGFNTVRVYNELGLLLAEG
- a CDS encoding ferritin family protein, which translates into the protein MITELDEGLPLERIKDFSLEELLGMAIKAEIGARKFYESLAESVEIGELEEKVSWLAGEEKKHEELLRKIYADFFPGKEVVFPEEHIGPELQPVARKLDKVEDIIDLIRWAMKAEEIAARFYAELENMVEDERKKRLMRYLSDMEWGHYYNLKAEYELLLDWAMYDQMMHVGP
- a CDS encoding rubrerythrin family protein, yielding MPVERAMTKKFLEDAFAGESMAHMKYLIFAEQAEKEGFPKVAKLFRAIAYAEFVHAKNHFIALGKLGKTEENLKEAIAGETFEVKEMYPVYKNSAEFQGENEAVRSTHYALEAEKLHAELYEKAKETVAKGEDIEVKKVYICPVCGYTAVDEAPERCPVCGLPGEKFVVFE
- a CDS encoding iron-sulfur cluster assembly protein, encoding MKVYSPDREWPEPYRAVIEELKKITDPVTGGDILDSGVVAGLEVTNDTLKIWLRFESHAEYNIIGESPIAYSKIIGDIMERFALVKFDNVYVYDLGNHVVGKFENRKGYRAEDLSGEKV
- a CDS encoding class II SORL domain-containing protein — protein: MLSETIKSGDWKGEKHVPVIEYEKEGDLVKVEVSVGKEIPHPNTPEHHIAWIELYFHPEGENFPILVGRVAFTNHSDPLTEPRAVFFFRTSKKGKLYALSYCNIHGLWENEVALE
- a CDS encoding ferritin family protein; this translates as MDELEALALALEVEKAEMRFYLDLARRTKDERARKMFLFLAKEEADHWEEFEEKFLERVAEECKLPAVSEELLEKLLVKAGEIESEVDAVRIGMEQEKLTWEFYEKAAKEARHESVKRLFEELAKIEKAHYELLKAQYDSVMKTGIWMDYQDFSLEVD
- a CDS encoding ATP phosphoribosyltransferase regulatory subunit, with protein sequence MVLKGIREYSQLALVSSYLRRTFELWGYGEVVLPTIEPYGETLRGGTKFAYNNRFYLIKPDVTSRLLRNYDIDFGKLYYIGEVLDGGVEGRWQAGVEFIGGEPAFMTAEVLSVLITALESLGIEEFYIDLGSLEVWRRATEGIEDFRETICRALERRNFGLIEKLPLDEEKKEELWRLFNFRGRETDYGKLARILGLVDDERVFVDLGTVRPLPYYRDVIFEVYSPEIGRPIGGGGEYSFRGRPAVGFALDLRALIGLAKVRERGSRRFLRGISSFREARKLVSMGVPVEVER
- a CDS encoding ferritin family protein, with protein sequence MLAKYPFELPKDRPLSKREIAQALRWAIEAELDAISFYEQLAEHIEDERIRHVFLDVANEEKEHFGEFLAVLFAVDEELAKYMKEGFEEVEEETGIKVEL